The Quercus lobata isolate SW786 chromosome 9, ValleyOak3.0 Primary Assembly, whole genome shotgun sequence region CAAAAGAGCAAGTTGAAGCCTGGAAACCCATTGTAGATGCTGTTCATGCCAAAGGTGGAGTTTTCTTTTGTCAAATTTGGCATACGGGGAGGGTTTCAAATCAAGGTTTGTCTTTGACTGAGACCACCTTTATATCTTCTCTTCTAATATTGCTTGTTGACAATTAAACTTTTGTAATGGATGGAGAGAGTTGAATGTTTTGCAATATGATAAATTACAAAGACTATATGGTAAATGATTCATGAATTGAGTAGATTTGGGTTTTCTATACCACATTGTGCTATTTAACTATTGATTGATGTTGATCCTGAAGGAAGTATTGCATGTGAACCTATTTGGTAGAGAATCAAATTGGATTGAAGTTTTTATTGACTGCTGAAATAACCATCCGTTGGTGCCGTAGAATGTTATTCCCTGCATAATAAGTTTCACATTTGAAATAGAAACATACTTTTTGAGGAAGAGCATTAATTGGATGGACTCTCATTATGGAGAAAGTAAAATTAGCAAAAGTGATGATCATTGTTGGATTGAGGGAGTAAAGGAAATTTATGcaacaatataattattttgttgcaTTTTCTTCTCTACtataaatggttttttttttttattacaagggGGCTTTTATGATGATCATTGCCTCAGTGGAAGGGGCATCTTCTATTATAAGTCTGATATGTTaatgtaaatttgtttttaggATACGAATAAGGTTACACctttaacaaaatcaaatcactgTGGTTGGTTGGACAAAATGCTAATGTTGTTGCCATTTCAGCTAAAAAGGATGTTTTATATCACCATTGAATAGAATATTATTTGGTCATTTCAATAGAAAAGGCTAGAGTGGTGGTTGCATGccactttttcaaaagcatGGTTCTTTCAGTTGGCTGGTCTTTGAAAATCTTCGtagttttgttttagatttgcAGACACCACTTGCTCTAAATCAGTTGTCAAAATCATTATTGAGTCCTATATCTATGGCAGTCATAGACAACCAACCACCACTTTTTGGCGTGTTAGACAGCCCTAAGATCAGGAgctttccttttttaaaaatgtaataagatcttgaaatttccttttttgGAGTGGAATATTTATGGAGCCCCATCCTTACTGTACAATCATGTGAAACACATAATGGAGCTATTATGCCTTCATGATCGAAAAGAAGTATTaattttgtctctctttttttttgtggttttcaaATCAATGAAGGTCTTGTCAATTACCtctttagataattttttttttaaaataaaaattaaatctttatGAAGAAACATCTTTTTCAAAGTAATTTAACGAATCATAACTCTCATTTTTCTAATTCTTTAAGTGGTGATTGATAATTTCTTATCAAACTCATTTGAATTAATTggatatttatttttctttatattgttgTTTACAGGTTTTCAGCCAAGTGGTCAAGCCCCACTTTCTTCCTCTGACAGGCCTTTGACCCCTCAAATTCAAGCTAATGGATTTAACGTTGCAGACTTCACTCCTCCAAGGCGGCTGAGGATAGAGGAAATTCCTCAAATTGTCAATGATTTTAGACTTGCTGCAAGGAATGCTATTGAAGCTGGTAATTCTTTTCATGTGTTTATATAAGATAAATGATATTTGATTGGTCAAACATACAAGGGAATGAAGAAATGTACTTTGTACTTGATGAAAGAAAACTGAAAGAACAACAAGGCTCATGGTTACCTTTATTTGTCAAGGAGCGTTCCATGCCTGATCTCAAGCTTCTTTTTTTAGAACCTTACTTGATTGGTTCTCTGTGCAGAGAAACCAccctttttcttctattttggatttacttgatttttgtaatgttcgtttttgatttgttcacccctgtgtacttgggtgtctctctctttttgatatcaatgaatctttattacttatcaaaaaaaaaaaaatgtcattatttGTCTTATACACAGGCTTTGATGGAGTAGAGATCCATGGGGCTCATGGTTACCTAATTGACCAGTTTATGAAGGATCAAGTGAATGATCGAACGGATCAATATGGTGGATCCCTCGAAAATCGTTGTCGGTTTGCTCTAGAAATAGTTGAAGCTGTTTCTAATGAGATAGGAGCAGATAGGGTTGGAATAAGGCTATCTCCTTTTGCAGACTACATGGAATCCGGAGACTCAAATCCAGAAGCTTTGGGCCTTTACATGGCTGAATCCTTAAACAAATATAAGATTCTTTATTGCCACATGGTTGAGCCAAGAATGAAGACACTTGGAGAAAAGAGTGAAAGTCCCCATAGTCTTGTGCCAATGAGAAAGGCTTTTAAGGGTAGCTTTTTAGTTGTTGGGGGTTATGACAGGGAAGATGGGAACAGAGCTATTGCTGAAAACCGTACAGATCTTGTTGTTTATGGTCGTCTATTTTTAGCCAATCCTGATTTGCCTAAGAGATTTAAGCTCAATGCTCCTCTCAACAAGTACAACAGAGACACATTCTACATCTCTGACCCTATCCTTGGATACACTGATTATCCATTCCTTGAAGACATTGCTTAGGTTTTCAAGTAGAAGAGTGAAAATATATTGTCCAAAAACATTGCCCTATGtaatttctttcttgtttttcgTGTTTTCATTGTACTGTACAagtgcaacaaaaaaatttgatagatCTAAATAATTTTGAAGTGGTTATTCTCTTCTAGTGATAATATTGTTGGTGCTGATCTGCTTCTGAGCTAGACTAATCATGATTTTGAAGCATAATTTGGCTATTACAAGCAATGATTCTTTTCTTAAATTGGCAACTATGCACATAGGATTTTGCCTTCAGCTTTAGCTACAATGGACTCAATCTCCTTTACTTTTTGGCGTACATAAGGTCTGCATTGAACCATTATAAGTGGCTACTCAATTACTTGTGATATTATCCATATTTAGGGCAAGTAGGCTTATTTTCTCACTTCCGTTCATAATAAAGTGACTAAATTTCAATCTAGCTGTCAACCTTATATTTCTAAGCTTAAGACcaattttgtacaaaatatttgacattAAGCACAAACACAAGTGGAGTTTACAAATGGAATTATACACATACACATGATTTGCAAACAGCATTTCATCAGTTTCTTGGCAACCAAGAGGAGTCTAAGAAAAGTTATTTATGTTTCACAATTGGCATTATAAGGTTAGCTCCAATGTTTATagttcaaaagcaaaaaaagtcAGGAGGATTATCTCTGGATTGAAGAGAACATATACATAACACATATCATGGGTATGTGTGTTGAATCTATTGCTGACATGATAACGTGGTTTAAGTAGAACTGTAATGGGTTCTACTTACTGGATTTACTTGTTGTTTACTAAATGAAAAGGTGAATATACTGTGCAAAGATCAATCAAAGCTAACACCAGAGCTAGCAACATCTTCAGGAACCAATATATCAAAATCATTGAGACCATTTTGCAGTCATCCCTCTGCTGCTAANNNNNNNNNNNNNNNNNNNNNNNNNNNNNNNNNNNNNNNNNNNNNNNNNNNNNNNNNNNNNNNNNNNNNNNNNNNNNNNNNNNNNNNNNNNNNNNNNNNNNNNNNNNNNNNNNNNNNNNNNNNNNNNNNNNNNNNNNNNNNNNNNNNNNNNNNNNNNNNNNNNNNNNNNNNNNNNNNNNNNNNNNNNNNNNNNNNNNNNNNNNNNNNNNNNNNNNNNNNNNNNNNNNNNNNNNNNNNNNNNNNNNNNNNNNNNNNNNNNNNNNNNNNNNNNNNNNNNNNNNNNNNNNNNNNNNNNNNNNNNNNNNNNNNNNNNNNNNNNNNNNNNNNNNNNNNNNNNNNNNNNNNNNNNNNNNNNNNNNNNNNNNNNNNNNNNNNNNNNNNNNNNNNNNNNNNNNNNNNNNNNNNNNNNNNNNNNNNNNNNNNNNNNNNNNNNNNNNNNNNNNNNNNNNNNNNNNNNNNNNNNNNNNNNNNNNNNNNNNNNNNNNNNNNNNNNNNNNNNNNNNNNNNNNNNNNNNNNNNNNNNNNNNNNNNNNNNNNNNNNNNNNNNNNNNNNNNNNNNNNNNNNNNNNNNNNNNNNNNNNNNNNNNNNNNNNNNNNNNNNNNNNNNNNNNNNNNNNNNNNNNNNNNNNNNNNNNNNNNNNNNNNNNNNNNNNNNNNNNNNNNNNNNNNNNNNNNNNNNNNNNNNNNNNNNNNNNNNNNNNNNNNNNNNNNNNNNNNNNNNNNNNNNNNNNNNNNNNNNNNNNNNNNNNNNNNNNNNNNNNNNNNNNNNNNNNNNNNNNNNNNNNNNNNNNNNNNNNNNNNNNNNNNNNNNNNNNNNNNNNNNNNNNNNNNNNNNNNNNNNNNNNNNNNNNNNNNNNNNNNNNNNNNNNNNNNNNNNNNNNNNNNNNNNNNNNNNNNNNNNNNNNNNNNNNNNNNNNNNNNNNNNNNNNNNNNNNNNNNNNNNNNNNNNNNNNNNNNNNNNNNNNNNNNNNNNNNNNNNNNNNNNNNNNNNNNNNNNNNNTCCAGTTTttccctgttttggcggctcagtcgcgggtatgtcaagtcgcgagcctcagtcgcatcttcgctggtcatttttggcgacttgttcgcgagtggaaggtccagtcgcgaggttcactcagagattttagcggctcagctcgcgacttactcgcgggtagaccttccagtcgcgaaaaacacttagaaaaattttcgaatttttgttcttgagtgctttggcggcttgagGTGGCAattgtgtggcgacttaatccagtcgcgaaattcgcgtgtttggcagaaacaggagcagttttaaaacttgtttcagttttccctcgaacatttgtaactgttcatcttctctctaaacttcctcctttccaaacactctgtgaatccattttcaaacctcattggtgcttcatttcttatccaaatcatcaagaaaaggtaagggtttttgctttctcaatctcattttcacTTTTCCTGGTTATTCTTGCTGCTGTTTGGGTTGATATTGTGTACGAAATACTTCTCTCTTATGAAATGGGTATGGCGGGTCTTGTTTGATATTGTTCCcatctgttttcatgttgagcggttaaaatgtgattttcattgttctgatatttgcctattattgagtctgaaaatcttttgttaaatgggtttggtgtctatttgacttactcatttcacttgcttaaGCATTGATGTTGATGTTCGGTATTAGTTACTGAGTTTTTCTGATAATGGTATTGgttactgaatttttttttgggtgtttgtcTCTCCACCCTGTACTCTAGTATGAATGATTGGGTtcttcatgttgaaatatttttcctggCTCACATCTCTGGTGGAGTGTTTTATGTTATCTGCTCTaaatgttcgaatgctgtatctgtttgcatatcatggtcttGATAACCTGTCTCAGTAACAGTTGTTAGTTGTTTTGTCCATCTATGTCTTTGTGCACTATCACCATATTGCTGCACCTATCATTTTGTGCTCCTGTGTATTGTTGGTAGGTTGGTTGGGACTGCAATATCTCCAATTTGTGTTTAAATATTGACATTTTGTTTACACTGAATCTTGatgacatttatcttgtgtggtattgttgtttggttctttgctgtgggcctgttctcttgcagatgtctcgtcgatcttccaggggtaaagacattgttgctgatgaaccagcaacaccagttgccaAAAGGACTCGTCTATCATCTCAGGcttctcaagaccccaatgaggataggttcagacttcCTCTTAACTCACACGCCTACTCAAACGTGTTTGACAAGTCGaccactatagtggaacgggtggtagagtttaataccttagggaccactttcatccctcaaatctttgagaaacgagattgggcaaacttgttcgggaactttgatgatccaatggatgagctggtcaaagaatgcttctccaatgcaactgatcttggacctGAACTCGTTTTCTGGGTGagaggaacagagtttagtgttaccccaaactccatcgcagatcttctcagcatcaccagacctcagaatgtgaatataactccttacgatgaacgaaatccagaagttggagaaattttacaaatcctaggatacgatcatgaagtatccagtgcaggaacctccatcagcaccgcaaagtttgcacccgagctgaccacactgaagttgatcatgctcaccaatctctacccattgtccaacactacattcatcaatcttgggagagctctatttctttgtgaccttattacaggagcTCCCATTGacatatgtgctcacatctactacatcTTGAGGAA contains the following coding sequences:
- the LOC115960804 gene encoding 12-oxophytodienoate reductase 2-like, which encodes MAAEAPTIPLLTPYKLGKFNLSHRVVLAPLMRQRSYGNVPQPHAILYYSQRTSKGGLLIAEATGVSNTAQGYADTPGIWTKEQVEAWKPIVDAVHAKGGVFFCQIWHTGRVSNQGFQPSGQAPLSSSDRPLTPQIQANGFNVADFTPPRRLRIEEIPQIVNDFRLAARNAIEAGFDGVEIHGAHGYLIDQFMKDQVNDRTDQYGGSLENRCRFALEIVEAVSNEIGADRVGIRLSPFADYMESGDSNPEALGLYMAESLNKYKILYCHMVEPRMKTLGEKSESPHSLVPMRKAFKGSFLVVGGYDREDGNRAIAENRTDLVVYGRLFLANPDLPKRFKLNAPLNKYNRDTFYISDPILGYTDYPFLEDIA